The following proteins come from a genomic window of Ornithinimicrobium cryptoxanthini:
- the upp gene encoding uracil phosphoribosyltransferase translates to MRVHVADHPLIDHKLTYLRDKRTDTPTFRRLADELVTLLAYEATREVRVTPFDIETPVGPTTGIHLATPKPLVVPILRAGLGMLDGMMRMLPTAEVGFLGMVRNEETLEAHTYTNRLPDDLSNRQCYVLDPMLATGGTLAAAVHFLAERGAHDITAITLLSAPEGIERLEQELAQVAAPVTLVTGSIDERLNEHGYIVPGLGDAGDRLYGVI, encoded by the coding sequence GCGGGACAAGCGGACCGACACCCCGACGTTCCGCCGCCTGGCTGACGAGCTGGTGACGCTGCTGGCGTACGAGGCGACGCGTGAGGTGCGGGTGACACCCTTCGACATCGAGACCCCCGTGGGACCGACGACCGGCATCCACCTCGCGACCCCCAAGCCACTCGTCGTGCCGATCCTGCGTGCGGGGCTGGGCATGCTCGACGGCATGATGCGGATGCTGCCGACGGCCGAGGTCGGCTTCCTCGGCATGGTCCGCAACGAGGAGACCCTCGAGGCGCACACCTACACCAACCGGTTGCCCGACGACCTGTCCAACCGGCAGTGCTACGTCCTGGACCCGATGCTCGCGACCGGCGGCACCCTCGCGGCGGCAGTCCACTTCCTCGCCGAGCGCGGCGCCCACGACATCACGGCGATCACCCTGCTCAGCGCACCCGAGGGCATCGAGCGGCTGGAGCAGGAGCTGGCCCAGGTCGCCGCGCCCGTCACCCTCGTCACCGGCTCGATCGACGAGCGGCTCAACGAGCACGGTTACATCGTCCCGGGTCTCGGCGATGCCGGCGACCGTCTGTATGGCGTGATCTGA
- a CDS encoding ribbon-helix-helix domain-containing protein: MSYEITDHVPGLTEAQVAGLVKEAEVGYDLSACPVVANPHFQRVQLVPEDLLEAIDERAAKDGQSPDAVVREALSNYLDTA, translated from the coding sequence ATGAGTTACGAGATTACCGACCACGTGCCCGGCCTGACGGAGGCGCAGGTCGCCGGCCTGGTCAAGGAAGCGGAAGTCGGCTATGACCTGTCGGCGTGCCCGGTTGTGGCCAATCCGCACTTTCAGCGTGTCCAGTTGGTGCCGGAAGATCTGCTGGAAGCCATCGACGAGCGAGCAGCCAAAGATGGGCAGTCTCCCGATGCCGTCGTTCGCGAAGCACTGTCGAACTACCTCGACACCGCCTGA
- a CDS encoding pyridoxal phosphate-dependent aminotransferase, with amino-acid sequence MLTPSARSNVEPFYVMEVLAAAAERQRTHGDAISLCAGQPSTPAPQAVREAAARALDGELLGYTQATGILPLREAIAAHHRDWYDIDVTPDDVIVMTGSSGVFTTLFLAAFEPGDTVAMTRPGYPAYRNTLQALGCQVLELDCGPETRYQPTVAMLEALPEPPRGLIVASPANPTGTVIDPEELAAIARWCEEVGCLLISDEIYHGVTYGRPVASAWQTSRQGVVVGSVSKYFSMTGWRLGWAVVPQELRRPLDVLTQNLTICPPAITQYAAVAAFSAQARVELEGHVQRYAVNRDLLLRRLPALGLGSFAPPDGAFYAWCDIAHLTDNSIRWCQDVLAATGVALTPGLDFDTARGHQWVRLSFAGATEEIDEALDRLDASGLLRP; translated from the coding sequence ATGCTGACCCCGTCTGCGCGGAGCAACGTCGAGCCGTTCTATGTCATGGAGGTGCTCGCGGCCGCCGCCGAGCGCCAGCGCACCCACGGTGACGCGATCTCGTTGTGCGCGGGCCAGCCGTCGACGCCGGCGCCCCAGGCGGTGCGCGAGGCCGCCGCGCGTGCCCTCGACGGTGAGCTGCTCGGCTACACCCAGGCGACCGGCATACTCCCCCTGCGCGAGGCCATCGCCGCCCACCACCGCGACTGGTATGACATCGACGTCACCCCCGACGACGTGATCGTGATGACCGGCAGCTCCGGGGTCTTCACCACCCTCTTCCTGGCGGCGTTCGAGCCCGGCGACACGGTGGCGATGACGCGCCCCGGCTACCCCGCCTACCGCAACACCCTCCAGGCGCTCGGCTGCCAGGTGCTCGAGCTCGACTGCGGCCCGGAGACGCGCTACCAGCCGACCGTCGCGATGCTTGAGGCCCTGCCGGAGCCGCCGCGCGGGCTGATCGTGGCGAGCCCGGCCAACCCGACCGGCACCGTCATCGACCCAGAGGAGCTGGCCGCGATCGCGCGCTGGTGCGAGGAGGTGGGGTGCCTGCTGATCAGCGACGAGATCTATCACGGTGTGACCTATGGGCGGCCGGTCGCGAGCGCCTGGCAGACCAGCCGTCAGGGCGTCGTGGTGGGGTCGGTCAGCAAGTACTTCTCGATGACCGGGTGGCGCCTCGGGTGGGCGGTGGTGCCGCAGGAGCTGCGCCGCCCACTCGACGTGCTGACCCAGAACCTCACCATCTGCCCGCCGGCGATCACGCAGTATGCCGCGGTGGCGGCGTTCTCCGCGCAGGCCCGGGTGGAGCTCGAGGGCCACGTCCAGCGGTATGCCGTGAACCGGGATCTCCTGCTGCGTCGCCTCCCAGCGCTGGGACTTGGCTCGTTCGCTCCACCGGACGGGGCGTTCTATGCGTGGTGCGACATCGCGCACCTGACCGACAACTCGATCCGCTGGTGCCAGGACGTGCTGGCGGCCACCGGTGTCGCGCTCACCCCCGGCTTGGACTTTGACACGGCCCGCGGCCACCAGTGGGTGCGGCTCAGCTTTGCCGGCGCTACGGAGGAGATCGACGAGGCGCTGGACCGCCTGGACGCCTCCGGCCTGCTGCGCCCCTGA
- the pyrE gene encoding orotate phosphoribosyltransferase: MTDAREKLLDLIRTKAVVHGRVTLSSGQEADYYVDLRRITLDGEAAPLVGQVMNALVADLEFDAVGGLTMGADPVATAMVHARAAAGGRLDAFVVRKAEKAHGLQQRIEGPSIVGRRVLVVEDTSTTGGSPLAAVEACREAGAEVVAVAVIADRGSRAEERVREAGLDYRAAYSLGDLGLE; encoded by the coding sequence GTGACTGACGCACGCGAGAAGCTTCTGGACCTGATCCGCACCAAGGCCGTCGTGCACGGGCGGGTGACGTTGAGCTCGGGGCAGGAGGCGGACTACTACGTCGACCTGCGGCGCATCACGCTCGACGGGGAGGCCGCGCCCCTGGTGGGCCAGGTGATGAACGCGCTCGTCGCGGACCTGGAGTTCGACGCGGTCGGCGGGCTCACGATGGGGGCGGACCCGGTGGCGACCGCCATGGTGCACGCGCGGGCGGCCGCTGGTGGACGGCTGGACGCCTTCGTGGTGCGCAAGGCCGAGAAGGCACACGGGTTGCAGCAGCGGATCGAAGGACCGTCGATCGTGGGCCGTCGCGTGCTGGTCGTGGAGGACACCTCGACCACCGGCGGGTCACCGCTCGCTGCAGTCGAGGCCTGTCGGGAGGCCGGCGCCGAGGTGGTGGCGGTGGCCGTGATCGCGGACCGGGGCAGCAGGGCGGAGGAGAGGGTGCGCGAGGCGGGCCTGGACTATCGCGCGGCCTACTCCCTGGGCGACCTGGGTCTGGAGTAG
- a CDS encoding SDR family NAD(P)-dependent oxidoreductase: MGTALVTGASAGLGRAFATELASRGHDLVLVARNRSRLEELSTELQREYAVTTEILTADLADRDQTERVAERLRDLERPVDLLVNNAGFGLRRSFSKGDLADEEHALAVMVRAVLVLSHAASGTMRARGRGAILNVSSMASFAVMGTYSAIKSWVTVFSEALSVELAGTGVTVTAVCPGFVRTEFHDRAKMNMSALPDQLWLETDQVVLEALRAVDAGAAVSVPSATYKAVAAALRVVPRGLTRRVSTQLAQRRRTTAP, from the coding sequence ATGGGAACTGCACTCGTCACCGGCGCCTCAGCAGGGCTCGGCCGCGCCTTCGCCACCGAGCTCGCCAGCCGCGGGCATGACCTCGTCCTGGTGGCCAGGAACCGCTCCCGGCTCGAGGAGCTCTCCACCGAGCTGCAGCGGGAGTATGCCGTGACGACCGAGATCCTGACAGCTGACCTGGCCGACCGGGACCAGACCGAACGGGTCGCCGAGCGGTTGCGGGACCTCGAGCGCCCCGTGGACCTCCTGGTCAACAACGCGGGTTTCGGACTCAGGCGCAGCTTCTCCAAGGGCGACCTCGCCGATGAGGAGCATGCCCTCGCCGTCATGGTGCGGGCCGTCCTCGTGCTCAGCCACGCGGCCTCCGGGACGATGCGCGCCCGCGGGCGCGGCGCCATACTCAATGTTTCCTCGATGGCCTCCTTCGCCGTGATGGGGACCTACTCCGCCATCAAGTCGTGGGTGACCGTCTTCAGCGAGGCGCTGTCGGTCGAGCTGGCCGGGACCGGCGTCACGGTCACGGCGGTGTGTCCGGGCTTCGTGCGCACCGAGTTCCACGACCGGGCAAAGATGAACATGTCTGCCCTGCCCGACCAACTGTGGCTGGAGACCGACCAGGTCGTCCTCGAGGCGCTGCGCGCGGTCGACGCCGGGGCCGCGGTGTCGGTGCCCTCGGCGACCTACAAGGCGGTGGCCGCCGCCCTGCGCGTGGTGCCGCGTGGCCTCACCCGCCGCGTGTCGACCCAGCTGGCCCAGCGACGACGGACCACCGCGCCCTGA
- a CDS encoding exodeoxyribonuclease III, translated as MRIATWNVNSIRARLDRVIAFLERHDVDVLAIQETKCRDDQFPHLPFEAAGYDVAHVGLNQWNGVAVVSRVGLEDVQVGFDGMPGWGDPLDAEARVISARCREVRIVSLYVPNGRSVDDPHMLYKLDWLARLSESVRERLAADPHEQAVLMGDWNVAPLDEDVWSPEFFIGHTHVSPPERAAFQAVLDAGLSDLTREHTPGPGVYTYWDYTRLRFPKRQGMRIDFALGSPAVAARVTGAFIDREERKGKGASDHAPVVLDLTD; from the coding sequence GTGCGCATCGCAACGTGGAACGTCAACAGCATCCGGGCCCGCCTCGACCGGGTGATCGCCTTCCTCGAGCGGCACGATGTCGACGTCCTGGCGATCCAGGAGACCAAGTGCCGTGACGACCAGTTCCCACACCTGCCGTTTGAGGCGGCCGGTTATGACGTCGCGCACGTCGGGCTGAACCAGTGGAACGGCGTCGCCGTCGTCTCCAGGGTGGGCCTGGAAGACGTGCAGGTCGGCTTCGACGGGATGCCCGGTTGGGGCGACCCGCTCGACGCCGAGGCCCGGGTGATCTCCGCGCGGTGTCGTGAGGTGCGGATCGTCTCGCTCTATGTGCCCAACGGGCGCTCGGTGGACGACCCGCACATGCTCTACAAGCTCGACTGGCTGGCCCGGCTCAGCGAGAGCGTGCGGGAGCGCCTGGCCGCAGACCCCCACGAGCAGGCGGTGCTGATGGGCGACTGGAATGTCGCACCGCTGGACGAGGACGTCTGGTCGCCAGAGTTCTTCATCGGCCACACCCACGTCTCACCGCCGGAGCGCGCCGCCTTCCAGGCCGTGCTGGATGCCGGGCTGAGCGACCTGACCCGGGAGCACACGCCTGGGCCCGGCGTCTACACCTACTGGGACTACACCCGGCTGCGCTTCCCCAAGCGGCAGGGCATGCGCATCGACTTCGCGCTGGGCTCCCCCGCCGTCGCGGCCCGGGTCACCGGTGCCTTCATCGACCGCGAGGAGCGCAAGGGCAAGGGCGCCTCCGACCACGCCCCCGTCGTGCTGGACCTCACCGACTGA
- a CDS encoding phosphotransferase family protein, translating into MTLTTRQDVAALAAAHPQWFDDGRGVPSDPSPEAALIGRGESYAAWLVISRALADVRDPAGPRRIVVRVPHRLDELPRPMAEEFAALAAAPEGLGPRPIHLDPGDGTRGTGYQVQEFVPGQVRPATGWTDELLAAHARQLARLHERSYEGHGALTAAQLEPRISMVEQGESGLAWWGENYPELTAAADVARLWPRVRRLFEDTEPEFERLARFALTHGDAAVPNILVSGGVPRYVDWEWAMIGDPARDLAFIGGDVWLEPWYLELGRDRLERYLGAYVEAAGVGDPASLATRARAWLVHEVFFVALHFRRQVQRGAGAEYAGRADTLLARLDVALDRFSR; encoded by the coding sequence ATGACGCTGACCACCCGCCAGGACGTCGCGGCGTTGGCCGCCGCGCACCCGCAGTGGTTCGACGACGGCCGGGGCGTGCCGAGCGACCCGTCGCCCGAAGCGGCCCTGATCGGCAGAGGCGAGTCGTATGCCGCGTGGCTGGTCATCTCCCGCGCGCTCGCCGACGTCCGTGACCCGGCCGGACCGCGCAGGATCGTGGTCCGGGTGCCGCACCGGCTCGACGAGCTGCCCCGCCCGATGGCCGAGGAGTTCGCGGCGCTGGCGGCCGCGCCCGAGGGGCTGGGCCCACGCCCGATCCACCTCGATCCGGGCGACGGGACCCGGGGCACGGGATACCAGGTGCAGGAGTTCGTCCCCGGCCAGGTGCGCCCGGCGACCGGGTGGACCGACGAGCTGCTCGCGGCCCATGCTCGGCAGCTGGCGCGGCTGCACGAGCGGTCTTATGAGGGCCACGGCGCCCTCACCGCCGCGCAACTGGAGCCCAGGATCAGCATGGTCGAGCAGGGTGAGTCGGGGCTGGCGTGGTGGGGCGAGAACTACCCGGAGCTGACCGCCGCGGCAGATGTGGCGCGGCTCTGGCCGCGGGTGCGCCGGCTCTTCGAGGACACCGAGCCGGAGTTTGAGCGGCTCGCCCGGTTTGCGCTGACCCATGGCGACGCTGCGGTGCCCAACATCCTGGTCTCCGGCGGGGTGCCGCGCTATGTCGACTGGGAGTGGGCGATGATCGGCGACCCCGCGCGCGACCTCGCCTTCATCGGCGGTGACGTCTGGCTGGAGCCGTGGTATCTCGAGCTGGGCCGCGACCGTCTCGAGCGCTATCTGGGCGCCTATGTGGAAGCGGCCGGGGTCGGCGATCCGGCGTCGTTGGCGACCCGCGCGAGGGCGTGGCTGGTCCACGAGGTCTTCTTTGTCGCCCTGCACTTCCGGCGGCAGGTCCAGCGTGGGGCGGGCGCGGAGTATGCCGGTCGCGCCGACACCCTGCTGGCCCGCCTGGACGTGGCCCTGGACCGGTTCAGTCGGTGA
- a CDS encoding HhH-GPD-type base excision DNA repair protein — MRRELHLAGDPEADAVLAQNPFALLVGMLLDQQIPMEVAFAGPKKLVDRLGDCDAAQIAAMDPDQFIAVCATPPAVHRFPKSMGQRIHDLATTIVTDYGGDTGSIWAIGHPDGATVLKRLKALPGFGDQKARIFLALLGKQRGLAAKDWREAAGDYGDPDARMSIADVVDDQSLAQVRAYKKEQKAAAKAAKASS; from the coding sequence ATGAGACGTGAACTGCACCTGGCCGGCGATCCCGAGGCGGATGCCGTGCTCGCCCAGAACCCGTTCGCGCTCCTGGTCGGCATGCTGCTGGACCAGCAGATCCCGATGGAGGTCGCGTTTGCCGGGCCCAAGAAGCTCGTCGACCGCCTCGGTGACTGCGACGCCGCGCAGATCGCCGCGATGGACCCCGACCAGTTCATCGCCGTCTGCGCGACGCCACCCGCCGTGCACCGCTTCCCCAAGTCGATGGGGCAGCGCATCCACGACCTGGCCACCACGATCGTGACCGACTATGGCGGGGACACCGGGTCGATCTGGGCCATCGGACACCCTGACGGCGCGACGGTGCTGAAACGGCTCAAGGCGCTACCCGGCTTCGGTGACCAGAAGGCCCGCATCTTCCTGGCCCTGCTCGGCAAGCAGCGCGGCCTGGCCGCCAAGGACTGGCGCGAGGCGGCGGGGGACTACGGCGACCCCGACGCCAGGATGTCGATCGCCGACGTGGTCGACGACCAGAGCCTGGCGCAGGTGCGGGCCTACAAGAAGGAGCAGAAGGCCGCGGCGAAGGCTGCCAAAGCCTCGTCATGA
- a CDS encoding MFS transporter, translated as MASRSPSPPPDVGATSEVTTGRGGAGGLPPPDGAGQPRGARPLLTVASLAVALAAADTYVVVLALTDMMAGAGLGIESLQKGTPIISGFLLGYIAVLPLIGRLADLVSRRKILLACLMVFVVGSLITGIAVELPVMIGGRFLQGLGGGGLVPATLAIVADLWPPGRRGMPLGIVGAVQELGSVLGPMLGAGILLVSDWRGIFWVNAILGMVFALGVWVIRPDAPAGAGDVGVRPVTSARSQVLTAMAWLSALVAAVAGSLALIAPESLTSSVAYGEPFVPFGESSSRVWTPVGLVAIVALVLLVALTVRRWLPTLLLADVLGAIFVAIMLGSLVLTFSSADPAKEVLGPWGLWLLPLGALALIAFLVRQRTAVNPLIQRGVVRGRVVPALVVSLLVGAAIVAIVVDVPLLARLTEGTSETAAAIVLVQFLVAVPVGAVLGGLLLKRLGPGVVAAPGLAVTAAALWGMSGWTRGALDEPGLSSVLLVLAGFGIGLAIAPVNDAALADSTHSTHGTVSSLVVVARMVGMVVGLALLTAVGLRRFQEEVAKLADPTDSEAMLDAAVVQVQTVFAGAALAALAAAVIAIWLGWHRVRHMTPS; from the coding sequence ATGGCGAGCCGGTCACCATCACCGCCCCCTGACGTGGGGGCGACGTCCGAGGTGACCACTGGGCGCGGCGGTGCGGGGGGGCTCCCGCCGCCCGACGGCGCAGGCCAACCGCGCGGGGCCCGGCCACTGCTGACCGTCGCCTCCCTCGCAGTCGCGCTCGCCGCCGCTGACACGTATGTCGTGGTGCTGGCCCTGACCGACATGATGGCCGGCGCGGGGCTGGGCATCGAGTCCCTGCAGAAAGGGACGCCGATCATCTCGGGCTTCCTGCTCGGCTATATCGCCGTGCTGCCGCTGATCGGCCGGTTGGCGGACCTGGTCTCGCGCCGCAAGATCCTGCTGGCCTGCCTGATGGTCTTTGTCGTCGGCTCTCTCATCACCGGCATCGCCGTCGAGCTCCCGGTGATGATCGGCGGTCGCTTCCTGCAGGGGTTGGGCGGCGGCGGGCTGGTCCCGGCGACGCTGGCCATCGTGGCCGACCTGTGGCCGCCGGGACGCCGTGGCATGCCGCTCGGCATCGTGGGTGCTGTGCAGGAGCTCGGCTCGGTGCTCGGGCCAATGCTGGGAGCGGGGATCCTGCTGGTCAGCGACTGGCGGGGGATCTTCTGGGTCAACGCGATCCTGGGGATGGTCTTTGCCCTCGGCGTGTGGGTGATCCGACCCGATGCTCCCGCGGGCGCGGGCGACGTTGGCGTGCGGCCGGTCACCTCGGCCCGCAGCCAGGTGTTGACGGCCATGGCCTGGCTCTCGGCCCTGGTCGCGGCGGTCGCGGGGTCGCTCGCGCTGATCGCCCCAGAGTCTCTGACCAGCTCCGTCGCGTATGGCGAGCCGTTCGTCCCCTTTGGTGAGTCGTCCTCGCGGGTGTGGACGCCGGTTGGGTTGGTCGCGATCGTGGCGCTCGTGCTGCTGGTCGCGCTGACCGTGCGCCGGTGGCTGCCCACCCTGCTGCTGGCCGACGTGCTCGGCGCCATCTTCGTGGCCATCATGCTCGGCAGCCTCGTGCTGACCTTCTCCTCGGCCGACCCGGCCAAGGAGGTGCTCGGCCCCTGGGGGCTGTGGCTGCTCCCGCTCGGCGCCCTGGCGCTGATCGCCTTCCTGGTCCGGCAGCGCACGGCCGTCAACCCGCTGATCCAGCGCGGGGTGGTGCGCGGCAGGGTCGTGCCTGCCCTCGTCGTGAGCCTGCTCGTCGGTGCCGCCATCGTGGCGATCGTCGTGGACGTGCCGCTCCTGGCCCGCCTCACCGAGGGCACCAGCGAGACCGCGGCAGCGATCGTCCTGGTCCAGTTCCTGGTGGCCGTCCCGGTCGGGGCCGTCCTCGGTGGCTTGCTCCTCAAGCGACTCGGGCCCGGCGTGGTCGCTGCGCCGGGCCTCGCGGTGACTGCCGCGGCGCTGTGGGGGATGTCGGGATGGACGCGGGGCGCCCTGGACGAGCCGGGCCTGAGCAGCGTGCTCCTTGTCCTGGCCGGCTTCGGCATCGGGCTGGCGATCGCGCCGGTCAATGACGCCGCGCTCGCCGACTCGACACACAGCACGCACGGCACGGTCTCCTCACTCGTGGTCGTCGCCCGCATGGTCGGCATGGTGGTCGGCCTGGCGCTGCTCACGGCGGTGGGGCTGCGCCGGTTCCAGGAGGAGGTCGCGAAACTGGCCGACCCCACGGACTCCGAGGCCATGCTCGATGCGGCAGTAGTCCAGGTGCAGACCGTGTTTGCCGGCGCGGCCCTGGCGGCGCTCGCCGCCGCGGTGATCGCGATCTGGTTGGGCTGGCACCGCGTGCGTCACATGACCCCGTCCTGA
- a CDS encoding LppX_LprAFG lipoprotein, protein MRTNGRARRAHLPVALLAVGALALTACSGDGDGESVDDEVTTTAPTPQDRLAQAHEALAGAGSVHLVLEGVDLPDSAIILKAEGSGTMEPPAFEGTITAKVGGVQADVPTVAVDDTLYVKLPFAPGFINTAPEDLGVPDPAKLFAIEDGLAALLTKTESPAFGEQTRVGSEITQQITGTLPGDDVADLLFVGDRTQDFTVEYGLLEESWQVRTVTITGPFYPPDTATYKVTLDKYGEPVTITAP, encoded by the coding sequence ATGAGGACCAACGGACGAGCCAGGCGGGCGCACCTCCCGGTCGCGCTGCTGGCGGTGGGTGCTCTGGCCCTGACTGCCTGCAGCGGCGACGGCGACGGTGAGAGCGTCGACGACGAGGTGACGACGACGGCGCCGACCCCGCAGGACCGGTTGGCGCAGGCGCACGAGGCGCTCGCCGGCGCGGGCAGCGTCCATCTCGTGCTTGAGGGCGTCGACCTGCCCGACAGCGCCATCATCCTCAAGGCCGAGGGCTCCGGGACGATGGAGCCGCCTGCCTTTGAGGGGACCATCACGGCCAAGGTCGGGGGCGTGCAGGCCGACGTCCCGACGGTCGCGGTGGACGACACGCTCTATGTGAAGCTGCCGTTCGCTCCCGGCTTCATCAACACCGCGCCCGAGGACCTCGGCGTCCCCGACCCCGCCAAGCTCTTCGCCATCGAGGACGGACTGGCTGCGCTGCTGACCAAGACCGAGTCGCCCGCCTTTGGTGAGCAGACGCGCGTCGGGTCGGAGATCACCCAGCAGATCACCGGCACGCTGCCCGGCGACGACGTCGCCGACCTGCTCTTCGTCGGCGACCGGACGCAGGACTTCACCGTCGAGTACGGTCTGCTGGAAGAGAGCTGGCAGGTGCGCACGGTGACGATCACGGGTCCGTTCTATCCGCCGGACACCGCGACCTACAAGGTCACCCTCGACAAGTATGGCGAGCCGGTCACCATCACCGCCCCCTGA
- a CDS encoding ABC transporter substrate-binding protein, whose protein sequence is MTPPRPTFRIVTALAAAVLLASCGADEAPVDETPEQAAPDAATTPPADESSASADAQPALDAFPVTIDTPTGEVVIEERPERIISLSPSATEILFAIGAGDQVIAADEFSNYPPNAPTTELSGYEPNVEAIVGYEPDLVVLANDINEIEASLTALDIPVIINTAPLDVDSGYDGMAALGLATGHADEAAAAVSGMRAAMEDALSAAPQDAQIRVYHELDETFFSASSHSYIGSVYAAMGVVNIADEADTDQTGYPQLTEEAIVTADPQLILIQSQAAYTAEDVAARPGWSQVSAVKNGNIIVVDSDISSRWGPRLPQLVDLVVGALSDIAVPAGR, encoded by the coding sequence ATGACCCCACCCCGCCCCACCTTCCGCATCGTGACGGCACTCGCCGCCGCCGTGCTGCTCGCGTCCTGCGGCGCCGACGAGGCACCCGTGGACGAGACACCGGAGCAGGCCGCACCCGACGCGGCGACGACACCGCCCGCAGACGAGTCATCGGCCTCCGCAGATGCGCAGCCCGCCCTCGACGCCTTCCCGGTGACCATCGACACCCCGACCGGTGAGGTCGTCATCGAGGAGCGCCCCGAGCGCATCATCTCCCTGTCGCCCTCCGCGACCGAGATCCTCTTTGCGATCGGCGCCGGGGACCAGGTCATCGCCGCCGACGAGTTCTCGAACTACCCGCCCAACGCCCCCACCACCGAGCTGTCCGGCTATGAACCCAACGTCGAGGCGATCGTGGGCTACGAGCCCGACCTGGTGGTCCTGGCCAACGACATCAACGAGATCGAGGCCTCGCTGACTGCGCTCGACATCCCGGTCATCATCAACACGGCGCCGCTCGATGTCGACAGTGGCTATGACGGGATGGCCGCCCTGGGACTGGCCACCGGGCACGCCGACGAGGCCGCGGCGGCCGTCAGCGGGATGCGAGCGGCGATGGAGGACGCGCTGTCCGCCGCCCCCCAGGATGCGCAGATCCGGGTCTATCACGAGCTCGACGAGACGTTCTTCTCCGCGAGCAGCCACAGCTACATCGGCTCGGTGTATGCCGCCATGGGCGTGGTCAACATCGCCGACGAGGCCGACACCGACCAGACCGGCTATCCCCAGCTCACCGAGGAGGCCATCGTCACGGCCGACCCACAGCTGATCCTCATCCAGAGCCAGGCGGCCTACACCGCTGAGGACGTGGCGGCCCGCCCCGGCTGGTCGCAGGTGTCGGCGGTCAAGAACGGCAACATCATCGTGGTCGACTCCGACATCTCCTCGCGGTGGGGACCGCGCCTGCCGCAGCTGGTCGACCTGGTGGTCGGCGCGCTCAGCGACATCGCCGTCCCGGCCGGTCGCTGA
- a CDS encoding FecCD family ABC transporter permease yields MMMSTQAPPADALEESAERAFRIRWPAVVGAVTLVVLVVLLSVMQGAGGLPLSGVARSLAGALPGVDVAQTLTPQQQGVLWQIRLPRTALAALVGASLAMAGAGYQGVFRNPLADPYLLGVSAGAGLGAVLALGFGLDLAWGPVGALPAAAFIGALVAVTGSVLVARGSFRDPATLLLAGVAMAALFAALQTFALQQLDQSRTREVLSWLFGRLATQGWQPVSLLLPYAVLAGAVLLVHARHLDVLRLGDDEARALGLRPARSRLVVVAAATLITAAAVSVSGLIGFVGLVTPHVVRLLVGHSYRLLIPLSALVGGAFLALADVGARTLVAPAELPVGVITALVGAPFFCFVLWHGRRDR; encoded by the coding sequence ATGATGATGAGCACCCAGGCGCCACCGGCCGACGCTCTGGAAGAGTCCGCCGAGCGGGCCTTCCGGATCCGGTGGCCCGCGGTGGTGGGCGCCGTGACACTCGTCGTGCTGGTCGTGCTGCTCTCGGTCATGCAGGGCGCGGGCGGACTGCCGCTGTCGGGGGTCGCCCGCTCCCTGGCCGGCGCACTGCCCGGCGTCGACGTGGCGCAGACCTTGACGCCGCAGCAGCAGGGAGTGCTCTGGCAGATCCGGCTGCCCCGCACGGCGCTGGCTGCCCTCGTGGGCGCCTCGCTGGCGATGGCCGGCGCGGGCTATCAGGGCGTCTTCCGCAACCCTCTGGCGGACCCCTATCTGCTCGGTGTGTCGGCCGGGGCCGGGCTCGGCGCGGTGCTCGCGCTCGGCTTCGGGCTCGACCTCGCGTGGGGGCCGGTGGGCGCTCTGCCGGCGGCTGCCTTCATCGGCGCCCTGGTGGCCGTCACCGGGTCGGTCCTGGTGGCCCGGGGCTCCTTCCGCGATCCGGCCACCCTGCTCCTGGCCGGCGTGGCCATGGCGGCGCTCTTCGCCGCGCTGCAGACCTTTGCCCTGCAGCAGCTCGACCAGTCCCGCACCCGAGAGGTGCTGTCCTGGCTCTTCGGGCGGCTGGCCACGCAGGGTTGGCAGCCGGTCTCCCTGCTGCTGCCCTATGCGGTGCTGGCCGGGGCGGTGCTGCTGGTGCACGCCCGGCACCTGGATGTGCTGCGGCTGGGCGACGACGAGGCCCGTGCTCTCGGGCTTCGTCCGGCCCGTTCCCGGCTGGTGGTGGTCGCCGCGGCGACCCTGATCACGGCCGCCGCGGTCTCGGTCAGCGGGCTCATCGGTTTTGTCGGCCTGGTGACCCCGCACGTGGTCCGGCTGCTTGTCGGCCACTCCTATCGGCTGCTCATCCCGCTGTCCGCTCTGGTCGGCGGCGCTTTCCTCGCGCTGGCCGATGTCGGCGCCCGCACCCTGGTCGCGCCCGCAGAGCTGCCCGTGGGCGTGATCACGGCGCTCGTCGGAGCCCCCTTCTTCTGCTTTGTCCTCTGGCACGGGAGGCGGGACCGATGA